In Edaphobacter aggregans, the sequence TCTACGAAGAACGTCTCATCGGCGAAGCGAGAGAACCTATAGGTGTAGCCAAGGCCTAGATTGAGACCGAAGGCGTTGCTGGTGTACTTGTCGATGGTCTGATTCGCCTGAAACTGGAAGCAGTTACCAAATATGTCGCAGGTGATGCCGACCGCGGGAATCGAGAAGTTGGCGGTCTTGTGATAAAAGCCAGCACCGCCGGTACCGTATACGCCCGACCTATCGCCCTGTACGAAGGTATAGCGCGGGTCAAGACTAAAGGACCAGACGTGGCTCGTACCGTTGAGCTGAGAGAGCGGGTTGCCATTCTGATCGGTCGCACCAAGGCTGTTGTATAGCGCCAGCAAGTTGTCAAGCGTAGCTGTCTGGATGCCGAAGTTGGCCCAGTTGAACTCGATGAGCACTGCTACCTTCTTGCTGAATGCCCGGCCCCCGCCAGCCTGGAACGCATAGCTCGGGGACAGGTAGCCGTGCGTGCCACCCACTGGCAGTGTTAAGCCTCCACCGACAATAAAGGTGTACTTGTTTGAACCGTCCGGGTTGTGCGTGGAGTCGTTGTAGTTGGGACGATGGCTATAGGGGCGGCGTGGTGGCGGCTGACCTTCCTCGCCACCACCGAGATCGAAGTTTTCCGCAGAAGCGGTCTCATCGGCTCCTATGCTGCTGCTGTAACTGAGCTCGTCGGGCCTTGAGAGATCGATGGGCGCATTGAGCACAGCTCGAAGGTCAAGGACCGGAGATGATTGGGCAGTATTTACGGTCTGCTGGGCCTGAAGGCAGACGGCGGAGCCAGCGGCAAGAAAAGCGATAGCTGCCGCACGGGTAAAGATGGAGAGCCGATTTCTATTGATCGTCGAATGCATTCTGATTTACTCCCTTGCTGCTGTTGAGTCCTTCTACCGCTTGAACCCAGCCAGTGTTCCGTTGTTGTGTAAGACGCTTGAAATGACAATCAGGATGACGCCAGTGACAGTTTTTTGAC encodes:
- a CDS encoding outer membrane beta-barrel protein, encoding MHSTINRNRLSIFTRAAAIAFLAAGSAVCLQAQQTVNTAQSSPVLDLRAVLNAPIDLSRPDELSYSSSIGADETASAENFDLGGGEEGQPPPRRPYSHRPNYNDSTHNPDGSNKYTFIVGGGLTLPVGGTHGYLSPSYAFQAGGGRAFSKKVAVLIEFNWANFGIQTATLDNLLALYNSLGATDQNGNPLSQLNGTSHVWSFSLDPRYTFVQGDRSGVYGTGGAGFYHKTANFSIPAVGITCDIFGNCFQFQANQTIDKYTSNAFGLNLGLGYTYRFSRFADETFFVEARYVYTFNSRRAETGTTPENTPPGSTAFNAFPQNSYPTSFIPITFGIRF